From the genome of Malus sylvestris chromosome 6, drMalSylv7.2, whole genome shotgun sequence, one region includes:
- the LOC126625851 gene encoding polyadenylate-binding protein-interacting protein 11-like, with protein sequence MAVVENAGVELGKSVGSNSANRNPETATTQDGGVVAASNDQDQSKLNSASAAPLRHRIDQSMYVMVTPPPNGNSNINGNGQVVAAQLGSFDHVANHHHQQQRSNGGDFQMSNGDHHHDVDRDMRELRELFSKLNPMAEEFVPPSLANGHGLSAGFVNMALMMQNRNLNGQANGFPGRRRNNQGKRRINSRTSLAQREDRIRRTVYVSDIDQQVTEEQLAALFVTCGQVVDCRICGDPNSVLRFAFIEFTDEDGARVALSLAGTMLGFYPVRVLPSKTAIAPVNPTFLPRTEDEREMCARTIYCTNIDKKVTQADVKLFFESVCGEVYRLRLLGDYHHSTRIAFVEFVMAESAIAALNCSGVVLGSLPIRVSPSKTPVRPRAPRLPIH encoded by the exons atggCAGTGGTTGAGAATGCAGGGGTGGAGCTCGGAAAGAGCGTGGGGTCGAACTCGGCGAATCGGAACCCGGAGACTGCTACGACGCAGGACGGTGGTGTTGTTGCCGCATCCAACGATCAGGATCAGTCCAAGCTTAACAGCGCCTCCGCTGCCCCTTTACGGCACCGCATCGATCAGAGCATGTACGTGATGGTCACGCCGCCCCCCAATGGAAACAGCAACATCAACGGCAACGGCCAGGTGGTGGCGGCTCAGCTGGGGAGCTTTGATCACGTGGCgaatcatcatcatcagcagCAGAGATCTAACGGCGGAGATTTTCAGATGAGTAATGGGGATCATCATCACGACGTGGACCGGGATATGAGGGAGCTGAGGGAGCTCTTCTCGAAGCTCAACCCCATGGCGGAGGAGTTCGTGCCGCCTTCACTGGCTAACGGCCATGGACTCAGTGCTGGGTTTGTTAACATGGCACTGATGATGCAGAACAGGAACTTAAATGGACAAGCTAATGGCTTTCCTGGTCGACGG AGAAACAATCAAGGGAAACGGAGAATCAACAGCAGGACTAGTCTAGCGCAACGGGAAGATAGAATCCGAAGGACCGTGTACGTGTCTGACATTGATCAACAG GTCACTGAGGAACAGCTTGCAGCTCTCTTTGTTACTTGTGGGCAG GTTGTTGACTGCCGAATTTGTGGTGACCCTAATTCTGTTCTCCGTTTTGCCTTTATTGAGTTCACTGACGAAG ATGGTGCACGAGTTGCTTTGAGTCTGGCCGGGACAATGCTTGGATTCTACCCCGTTAGGGTGTTGCCCTCTAAGACAGCTATTGCGCCTGTTAACCCCACATTCTTGCCTCGG ACTGAAGACGAACGCGAGATGTGTGCAAGAACTATCTATTGTACAAATATTGACAAAAAG GTTACTCAAGCTGATGTCAAACTCTTTTTTGAATCTGTCTGTGGAGAG GTTTATCGTTTGAGGTTACTAGGGGACTATCACCACTCTACTCGCATTGCCTTTGTTGAGTTTGTGATG GCTGAAAGTGCAATTGCTGCTCTCAACTGTAGTGGTGTGGTTTTGGGATCATTGCCAATCAG GGTAAGTCCTTCAAAGACACCTGTTCGTCCACGCGCTCCTCGCCTTCCCATACATTGA